Proteins encoded together in one Thermomonospora curvata DSM 43183 window:
- the ruvA gene encoding Holliday junction branch migration protein RuvA, which yields MIAFVSGKVAAAGPDHAVVDVGGVGLTLQCTPATLAGLRVGEQVTVPTSLVVREDSLTLFGFADDDERAVFELLQTASGVGPRLALAMLAVHSPNALRRAVAAGDVAALTKVPGIGKKGAQRIVLELKDRLGAPSGEEEAAAPAPARAEPWRTQVQTGLINLGWSAREAEAAVEAVAAELDGGPLPPVSALLKSALRKLSKP from the coding sequence ATGATCGCCTTTGTCAGCGGGAAGGTGGCCGCCGCCGGGCCCGACCACGCCGTCGTGGACGTGGGCGGGGTGGGGCTGACCCTGCAGTGCACCCCCGCCACGCTGGCCGGCCTGCGGGTCGGCGAGCAGGTCACCGTCCCCACCTCCCTGGTGGTGCGGGAGGACTCCCTGACGCTGTTCGGCTTCGCCGACGACGACGAGCGCGCCGTCTTCGAGCTGCTGCAGACCGCCAGCGGCGTCGGCCCCCGCCTGGCGCTGGCGATGCTGGCGGTGCACAGCCCCAACGCGCTGCGCCGGGCGGTGGCCGCCGGGGACGTGGCCGCTCTCACCAAGGTCCCCGGCATCGGCAAGAAAGGCGCCCAGCGCATCGTGCTGGAACTGAAAGACCGGCTCGGCGCTCCCAGCGGGGAGGAGGAGGCCGCCGCGCCCGCCCCTGCCCGCGCCGAACCCTGGCGCACCCAGGTCCAGACCGGGCTGATCAACCTCGGCTGGTCGGCCAGGGAGGCCGAGGCCGCCGTGGAGGCCGTCGCCGCCGAGCTCGACGGCGGCCCCCTCCCCCCGGTGTCCGCCCTGCTGAAGTCCGCGCTGCGTAAGCTCAGCAAGCCATGA
- the ruvB gene encoding Holliday junction branch migration DNA helicase RuvB, whose protein sequence is MSDHDRLVSPRAGADGEERAIEAALRPKRLDDFVGQQRVREQLSLVLHSALRRGRTPDHVLLSGGPGLGKTTLAMIIAEELGKPLRITSGPAIERAGDLAAVLSTLSEGEVLFLDEIHRMARPAEEMLYMAMEDFRVDVVVGKGPGATAIPLDIAPFTLVGATTRAGMLPGPLRDRFGFVAHMDFYEPAELEIIIRRSARLLGVRIEDDGAAEIAARSRGTPRIANRLLRRVRDYAEVRADGVITRELARAALTLYEVDERGLDRLDRAVLGALLRKFGGGPVGLSTLAVSVGEEPETVEVVAEPFLVRQGLLARTPRGRIATPAAWRHLGLTPPPSAPLADTLFEVEEADSE, encoded by the coding sequence ATGAGCGATCACGACCGCCTGGTCTCGCCCCGCGCCGGAGCCGACGGCGAGGAACGCGCCATCGAGGCCGCGCTGCGCCCCAAGCGCCTGGACGACTTCGTCGGCCAGCAGCGCGTCCGCGAGCAGCTGTCGCTGGTGCTGCACAGCGCGCTGCGGCGCGGCCGCACCCCCGACCATGTGCTGCTGTCGGGCGGCCCCGGGCTGGGCAAGACCACCCTCGCCATGATCATCGCAGAGGAGCTGGGCAAGCCGCTGCGCATCACCAGCGGCCCGGCGATCGAACGGGCCGGGGACCTGGCGGCGGTGCTGTCCACCCTCTCCGAGGGGGAGGTGCTGTTCCTGGACGAGATCCACCGGATGGCCCGCCCCGCCGAAGAGATGCTCTACATGGCGATGGAGGACTTCCGGGTGGACGTGGTGGTCGGCAAGGGCCCCGGCGCCACCGCCATCCCCTTGGACATCGCCCCCTTCACGCTGGTGGGCGCCACCACCCGGGCCGGCATGCTGCCCGGCCCGCTGCGCGACCGGTTCGGCTTCGTGGCGCACATGGACTTCTACGAGCCGGCCGAACTGGAGATCATCATCCGCCGCTCGGCCCGGCTGCTGGGCGTGCGGATCGAAGACGACGGCGCCGCCGAGATCGCCGCGCGCTCCCGCGGCACCCCCCGCATCGCCAACCGGCTGCTGCGCCGCGTCCGCGACTACGCCGAGGTCCGCGCCGACGGCGTGATCACCCGGGAGCTGGCGCGGGCCGCGCTGACCCTGTACGAGGTGGACGAGCGCGGCCTGGACCGGCTGGACCGGGCGGTGCTGGGAGCGCTGCTGCGCAAGTTCGGCGGCGGCCCGGTGGGGCTGTCCACGCTGGCGGTGTCGGTGGGGGAGGAGCCGGAGACCGTGGAGGTGGTGGCCGAGCCGTTCCTGGTGCGCCAGGGCCTGCTGGCCCGCACCCCCCGCGGCCGCATCGCCACCCCGGCGGCCTGGCGGCACCTGGGACTCACCCCGCCGCCGTCGGCGCCGCTGGCCGACACCCTGTTCGAGGTGGAGGAGGCGGACTCCGAATAA
- the yajC gene encoding preprotein translocase subunit YajC, translating into MGDSMLLAQTSSGSGAFNLILLLAIPIVFYLLLIRPQNKRRREQMQMLNSLRPGVRVMTTSGMFADVVAVDDDGVVLEIAPGVEARFVKQAVMNVVSDDAADGDADDEADETGEDAGSGVELSKDGDKKPGGTD; encoded by the coding sequence ATGGGCGACAGCATGTTGTTGGCACAGACTTCTAGCGGGAGCGGGGCTTTCAACCTGATCCTGCTGCTGGCGATTCCGATCGTCTTTTACCTGCTGCTGATCCGGCCGCAGAACAAGCGCCGCCGTGAGCAGATGCAGATGCTGAACTCGCTGCGGCCCGGCGTGCGCGTCATGACCACCAGCGGGATGTTCGCCGATGTGGTCGCCGTCGACGACGACGGGGTGGTGCTGGAGATCGCCCCCGGCGTCGAGGCCCGGTTCGTCAAGCAGGCCGTGATGAACGTCGTCTCCGACGATGCCGCGGACGGCGATGCGGACGACGAGGCGGATGAGACCGGCGAGGACGCCGGGTCCGGTGTCGAGCTCAGCAAGGACGGCGACAAGAAGCCCGGCGGCACCGACTGA
- the secD gene encoding protein translocase subunit SecD produces the protein MAAPRTPSRPGRTLLALFAVLAGLTGVMFLHGQTTPRLALDLAGGTSVTLTAETEGGGSPPDAQMQQAVKIIRNRVNGLGVSEAEVSRQGADHIVVQVPGTGDQRRVVDLIGTTAQLQFRQVLVSAGPGPLTGAGPSPSPSGKEDKAGQSPGPSPSATPAPQATARPRALSRALTDPSAQPSPSATPTPSASLPTDLQEQLDQLIRRQDGQLDYAGIGDKAVITQFERLDCTAQDKKAPGADDPAKQWVAACGEDGSAKYILGPVRVEGRQIDEAEAVPPNMQEGRSTWSVQLKFKSQGARQFAELTEEAYRASVSSPRRQIAIVLDGRVVSAPQINEPITGGTASIDGPAETFTQTYAIDLANKLKYGALPLKFERGQAETVSSTLGSDQLEKGMQAGALGLALVVAYSLLYYRGLGLVSVASLAVAAAITYLAVVLLGYEGTLGFRLSLAHVIGLIVSIGIAADSFIVYFERLRDELREGRPLRSAVESAWVRARRTILVADAVMFIGAAVLYVLAVGGVKGFAFAIGLTTLIDVVVVFFFTKPMVTLLARRRFFARGHRWSGLDPDRLRKSRPAPSLAEES, from the coding sequence TTGGCAGCGCCGCGTACCCCCTCGCGGCCCGGCCGGACGCTCCTTGCGCTCTTTGCCGTCCTGGCCGGGCTGACCGGGGTGATGTTCCTGCACGGACAGACCACCCCCAGGCTCGCCCTCGATCTGGCGGGCGGCACCAGCGTCACGCTCACCGCCGAGACCGAAGGCGGCGGCAGCCCGCCGGATGCGCAGATGCAGCAGGCCGTCAAGATCATCCGTAATCGGGTCAACGGCCTGGGCGTCTCCGAGGCCGAGGTCAGCCGGCAGGGCGCCGACCACATCGTGGTGCAAGTGCCGGGCACCGGCGACCAGCGGAGAGTGGTCGACCTCATCGGCACCACCGCCCAGCTGCAGTTCCGCCAGGTCCTGGTGTCCGCCGGCCCCGGCCCGCTGACGGGGGCCGGTCCGTCCCCCTCGCCCAGCGGCAAGGAGGACAAGGCCGGCCAGAGCCCGGGCCCGTCGCCCTCCGCGACGCCCGCGCCCCAGGCCACCGCCCGGCCGCGGGCGCTGTCCCGGGCGCTGACCGACCCTTCCGCTCAGCCGTCCCCCTCGGCCACCCCCACACCGTCGGCGTCCCTCCCCACCGACCTGCAAGAGCAGCTCGACCAGTTGATCCGCCGGCAGGACGGGCAGCTCGACTACGCGGGCATCGGGGACAAGGCCGTCATCACCCAGTTCGAGCGGCTGGACTGCACCGCCCAGGACAAGAAGGCGCCCGGCGCCGACGACCCGGCCAAGCAGTGGGTGGCCGCCTGCGGGGAGGACGGCTCGGCCAAGTACATCCTCGGCCCGGTACGCGTGGAGGGCCGGCAGATCGACGAGGCCGAGGCCGTACCGCCCAACATGCAGGAGGGCCGGTCCACCTGGTCGGTCCAGCTGAAGTTCAAGTCCCAGGGCGCCCGGCAGTTCGCCGAGCTGACCGAGGAGGCCTACCGCGCCTCGGTGAGCAGCCCGCGCCGGCAGATCGCCATCGTCCTGGACGGGCGGGTGGTCTCGGCCCCCCAGATCAACGAGCCCATCACCGGCGGCACCGCCAGCATCGACGGCCCGGCCGAGACCTTCACCCAGACCTACGCCATCGACCTGGCCAACAAGCTCAAGTACGGGGCGCTGCCGCTGAAGTTCGAACGGGGCCAGGCCGAGACGGTCTCCTCCACGCTGGGCTCCGACCAGCTGGAGAAGGGCATGCAGGCCGGTGCGCTCGGCCTGGCGCTGGTGGTGGCCTACTCGCTGCTGTACTACCGGGGCCTGGGGCTGGTGTCGGTGGCCAGCCTGGCGGTCGCGGCGGCCATCACCTACCTGGCGGTGGTGCTGCTGGGATATGAGGGCACCCTGGGCTTCCGCCTGTCGCTGGCGCACGTCATCGGGCTGATCGTCTCCATCGGCATCGCCGCCGACTCCTTCATCGTCTACTTCGAGCGGCTGCGCGACGAGCTGCGCGAGGGACGCCCGCTGCGCTCTGCGGTGGAGAGCGCCTGGGTGCGGGCCCGGCGCACCATCCTGGTCGCCGACGCGGTGATGTTCATCGGCGCCGCCGTGCTGTATGTGCTGGCGGTCGGCGGTGTGAAGGGCTTTGCGTTCGCGATCGGGCTGACCACGCTGATCGACGTCGTGGTGGTGTTCTTCTTCACCAAGCCGATGGTGACCTTGCTGGCCCGCCGCCGCTTCTTCGCCCGGGGCCACCGCTGGTCGGGTCTGGACCCCGACCGGCTGCGCAAGAGCCGGCCCGCTCCCTCCCTGGCCGAGGAGTCCTGA
- the secF gene encoding protein translocase subunit SecF: MPAIRAVLSRIYKGEVSADIVGRPKLWYSLSALLLAFSIAGLLVRGLTFGVEFTGGSVFTFKAPQASIEQVRATVAEAGAHQVIVQETATSGWRVTTESLNTAEAAKVQQALAEEFGLPADRVSSQIVGSTWGDEITEKAWQAVLIFLLLILGYLSVAFEWRMALAAVVALVHDLVITAGVYAWSGFEVTPATLLGFLTILGYSLYDAVVVFDMIKEVTRDLGAPGKLKTYTQAADEALSRTLVRSLNTSLVAILPVASILFVGTFLLGAGALKDLSLSLFVGIVVGTYSSLCVATPLLVQLKEREPRYRQLRQRLQARESSAKRQADKKTKAPVTAAVGGGGTGGETDPAAAGDPAAAPQEPVRKVKVVQTGPRRQPRRGTRRQRRRGR; the protein is encoded by the coding sequence ATGCCTGCCATCCGCGCCGTGCTGTCACGGATCTACAAGGGCGAGGTCAGCGCGGACATCGTCGGCCGCCCCAAACTGTGGTACTCGCTGTCGGCGCTGCTGCTGGCGTTCTCCATCGCCGGGCTCCTCGTACGGGGCCTGACCTTCGGCGTGGAGTTCACCGGCGGCTCGGTGTTCACCTTCAAAGCGCCGCAGGCGTCCATCGAGCAGGTGCGCGCCACGGTCGCCGAGGCCGGGGCCCACCAGGTGATCGTGCAGGAGACCGCCACCAGCGGCTGGCGGGTGACCACCGAGTCGCTGAACACCGCCGAGGCCGCCAAGGTGCAGCAGGCCCTGGCCGAGGAGTTCGGCCTGCCCGCCGACCGGGTCAGCTCCCAGATCGTCGGCTCCACCTGGGGCGATGAGATCACCGAGAAGGCCTGGCAGGCGGTACTGATCTTCCTGCTGCTGATCCTGGGCTACCTGTCGGTGGCCTTCGAGTGGCGGATGGCGCTGGCCGCCGTCGTGGCGCTGGTGCACGACCTGGTGATCACCGCGGGCGTCTACGCCTGGTCCGGCTTCGAGGTCACCCCGGCCACGCTGCTGGGCTTTTTGACCATCTTGGGCTACTCGCTCTATGACGCGGTCGTGGTCTTCGACATGATCAAGGAGGTCACCCGCGACCTGGGCGCCCCCGGCAAGCTGAAGACCTACACCCAGGCCGCCGACGAGGCCCTCAGCCGCACCCTGGTGCGCTCGCTGAACACCTCCCTGGTGGCGATCCTGCCGGTGGCCTCGATCCTGTTCGTCGGCACGTTCCTGCTGGGCGCCGGCGCGCTGAAGGACCTGTCGCTGTCGCTGTTCGTGGGCATCGTGGTCGGGACCTACTCCTCGCTGTGCGTGGCGACCCCGCTGCTGGTCCAGCTCAAAGAACGCGAGCCGCGCTACCGGCAGCTGCGGCAGCGGCTGCAGGCCCGGGAGAGCAGCGCCAAGCGGCAGGCCGACAAGAAGACCAAGGCCCCCGTCACCGCCGCGGTGGGAGGCGGCGGCACGGGCGGCGAGACGGACCCGGCGGCCGCCGGCGACCCGGCCGCGGCGCCGCAGGAGCCGGTCCGTAAGGTCAAGGTGGTGCAGACCGGACCGCGCCGCCAGCCCAGACGCGGCACCCGCAGGCAGCGGCGCAGGGGAAGATGA
- a CDS encoding adenine phosphoribosyltransferase, with product MIDLSKLITERIRDIPGYPKPGVVFKDITPLLADHVTFAGVVDAIVAHHGRGNVDKIVGIEARGFILAAPVAYHFGAGFVPVRKKGKLPARTHEQTYDLEYGTETIEMHTDALRPGERVLIVDDVLATGGTAQAAAELVRRGGGEVVGLSVLIELSFLRGRERLGNLDVHSLVTV from the coding sequence ATGATCGATCTCAGCAAGCTGATCACCGAGCGGATCCGGGACATCCCGGGCTATCCCAAGCCCGGCGTGGTGTTCAAGGACATCACCCCGCTGCTGGCCGACCATGTGACGTTCGCCGGGGTCGTGGACGCGATCGTCGCCCACCACGGCCGCGGCAACGTCGACAAGATCGTCGGCATCGAGGCGCGCGGCTTCATCCTGGCCGCCCCGGTGGCCTACCACTTCGGTGCGGGCTTCGTCCCCGTCCGCAAGAAGGGAAAGCTGCCCGCGCGCACCCACGAGCAGACCTATGATCTGGAGTACGGCACCGAGACGATCGAGATGCACACCGACGCGCTGCGTCCCGGCGAGCGCGTGCTGATCGTCGATGACGTGCTCGCCACCGGGGGCACCGCGCAGGCCGCGGCCGAGCTGGTGCGGCGCGGCGGCGGCGAGGTCGTCGGGCTGTCGGTGCTCATCGAACTGTCCTTCCTGCGGGGAAGGGAGCGGCTGGGGAATCTGGACGTCCACTCCCTGGTTACGGTCTAG
- a CDS encoding RelA/SpoT family protein gives MNPVLEPLIRTVRNTHPKADIRLIERAYEVAAYYHRDQKRKSGDPYITHPLAVTTILAELGMNTETLCAALLHDTIEDTEYTLEELREEFGEEIASLVDGVTKLDKVKYGDAAEAETVRKMVVAMARDIRVLVIKLADRLHNMRTLRYMPRHKQEKKARETLEVFAPLAHRLGMNTLKWELEDLAFATLYPKRFDEIARLVSERAPRRDVYLTEVIDKVSADLREAKIKATVTGRPKHYYSIYQKMIARNVGFDEIYDLVGIRVLVDTVRDCYATLGTIHARWNPVPGRFKDYIAMPKFNMYQSLHTTVIGPEGKPVELQIRTWGMHRRAEYGVAAHWKYKEETVGGRKAADMQWLKQLLDWQKETADPAEFLEGLRFDLSVSEVFVFTPKGDVIALPQGATPVDFAYAIHTEVGHRCIGARVNGRLVPLESTLDNGDLVEVFTSKSPDAGPSRDWLNFVKSARARNKIKHWFTKERRDTAIEAGKESIARAMRKQNMPLQRMMSGEALLALARDMRYPDVSALYAAVGEGHVSAQAVVQRLVEALGGVESAEEDMAEVAVPTRRRRRSRPAGDPGVVVAGGDPDVWVRLSRCCTPVPGDEIVGFVTRGHGVSVHRTDCGNVANLRNQPDRLIDVKWSPSEDSVFLVSIQMEALDRPRLLSDVTRVLSDQHVNILSASVTTTRDRVAVSRFTFEMGDPKHLGHVLKAVRSVDGVYDVYRVTSGGGR, from the coding sequence ATGAACCCGGTGCTCGAACCACTGATCAGGACCGTTCGCAACACCCATCCCAAGGCCGACATCCGGCTCATCGAACGGGCCTACGAGGTGGCCGCCTACTACCACCGCGACCAAAAGCGCAAAAGCGGTGACCCCTACATCACCCACCCGCTGGCGGTCACCACCATCCTCGCCGAGCTCGGCATGAACACCGAGACGCTGTGCGCGGCGCTGCTCCACGACACCATCGAGGACACCGAGTACACCCTCGAGGAGCTGCGCGAGGAGTTCGGCGAGGAGATCGCCTCGCTGGTCGACGGGGTCACCAAGCTGGACAAGGTCAAATACGGCGACGCCGCCGAGGCCGAGACCGTCCGCAAGATGGTCGTGGCCATGGCCCGCGACATCCGGGTGCTGGTGATCAAGCTCGCCGACCGGCTGCACAACATGCGCACCCTGCGCTACATGCCCCGGCACAAACAGGAGAAGAAGGCCCGCGAGACGCTGGAGGTCTTCGCTCCGCTGGCGCACCGGCTGGGCATGAACACCCTCAAATGGGAACTGGAGGACCTGGCGTTCGCCACCCTCTACCCCAAGCGGTTCGATGAGATCGCCCGCCTGGTGTCCGAACGCGCCCCCCGCCGGGACGTCTACCTGACCGAGGTGATCGACAAGGTCTCCGCCGACCTGCGCGAGGCCAAGATCAAGGCCACGGTCACCGGACGGCCCAAGCACTACTACTCGATCTACCAGAAGATGATCGCCCGCAATGTGGGCTTCGATGAGATCTACGACCTGGTGGGCATCCGGGTGCTGGTGGACACCGTCCGGGACTGCTATGCCACCTTGGGCACCATTCACGCGCGATGGAACCCGGTCCCCGGCCGGTTCAAGGACTACATCGCGATGCCCAAGTTCAACATGTACCAGTCGCTGCACACCACCGTGATCGGCCCCGAGGGCAAGCCGGTGGAGCTGCAGATCCGCACCTGGGGCATGCACCGGCGGGCCGAGTACGGGGTGGCCGCGCACTGGAAGTACAAGGAGGAGACGGTCGGCGGGCGCAAGGCCGCCGACATGCAGTGGCTCAAGCAGCTGCTGGACTGGCAGAAGGAGACCGCCGACCCGGCCGAGTTCCTGGAGGGACTGCGCTTCGACCTGTCGGTGTCGGAGGTGTTCGTCTTCACCCCCAAGGGCGATGTGATCGCCCTGCCGCAGGGCGCCACCCCCGTGGACTTCGCCTACGCCATCCACACCGAGGTCGGCCACCGCTGCATCGGCGCCCGGGTCAACGGGCGGCTGGTGCCGCTGGAGTCCACCCTCGACAACGGCGACCTGGTGGAGGTGTTCACCTCCAAGTCCCCGGACGCCGGTCCCAGCCGCGACTGGCTGAACTTCGTCAAGAGCGCCCGCGCCCGCAACAAGATCAAGCACTGGTTCACCAAGGAGCGCCGCGACACCGCCATCGAAGCGGGCAAGGAGTCCATCGCCCGCGCCATGCGCAAGCAGAACATGCCGCTGCAGCGCATGATGTCCGGCGAGGCGCTGCTGGCGCTGGCCCGCGACATGCGCTACCCGGACGTGTCGGCGCTGTACGCCGCGGTGGGGGAGGGGCACGTCTCCGCCCAGGCGGTGGTGCAACGGCTGGTGGAGGCCCTCGGCGGCGTGGAGAGCGCCGAGGAGGACATGGCCGAGGTCGCCGTGCCGACCCGCCGCAGGCGCCGCAGCCGCCCGGCCGGCGACCCGGGCGTGGTGGTGGCCGGCGGCGACCCGGACGTGTGGGTGCGGCTGTCGCGCTGCTGCACCCCGGTGCCCGGCGATGAGATCGTCGGGTTCGTCACCCGCGGCCACGGGGTGTCGGTGCACCGCACCGACTGCGGCAACGTCGCCAATCTGCGCAACCAGCCCGACCGGCTGATCGACGTCAAGTGGTCGCCGAGCGAGGACTCGGTGTTCCTGGTCTCCATCCAGATGGAGGCGCTGGACAGGCCCCGCCTGCTGTCGGACGTCACCCGCGTGCTGTCGGATCAGCACGTCAACATCCTGTCGGCCTCGGTCACCACCACCCGCGACCGGGTGGCGGTCAGCCGCTTCACCTTCGAGATGGGCGACCCCAAGCACCTGGGGCACGTGCTCAAGGCCGTCCGGTCCGTCGACGGTGTCTATGACGTCTACCGGGTGACCAGCGGCGGCGGCCGGTGA
- a CDS encoding glycosyltransferase 87 family protein: MRTAAPWACWLLTRLAGLLIILDRLPYPRRTEILGDPAIYAEWSRILAAGAFPEDDVRWQYPPLAAPVMLLPRWLSTWLATSYTTAFALVALGADLLIMWLLTRRRSGGSTAGAWVWVAGPVLLGPMSYVRYDLIVTVTAVAALLMTARHRIFGALAAVGAMLKAWPVLLLAALPRTRGGVQAAAVFAAVCAAVPAVFALLQGRAPWSFLDAQASRGLECEALAATPFMLARLASWDGAIVYQYGSMELVGPGIERTAALLPPVTAVALLIVAALAWRGTRRAWNAAWACDVAFAAVLAAVATSRVLSPQYMLWLLGLGAVCLAHGGTRQRPAVWLILAATALSQYLYPIAWPDLMAARPVETWTLAVRNLLVLAATVIAVARLRTGPVTEPAPSAPAASPEHAETTAR, from the coding sequence GTGAGGACGGCCGCCCCGTGGGCCTGCTGGCTGCTCACCCGCCTGGCCGGCCTGCTGATCATCCTCGACCGCCTGCCCTATCCCCGGCGCACGGAGATCCTCGGCGACCCCGCCATCTACGCCGAGTGGAGCCGGATCCTGGCCGCGGGCGCGTTCCCCGAAGACGATGTGCGCTGGCAGTACCCGCCGCTGGCCGCCCCCGTGATGCTGCTGCCGCGGTGGCTGAGCACGTGGCTGGCCACCTCCTACACCACCGCGTTCGCGCTGGTCGCGCTGGGCGCCGACCTGCTGATCATGTGGCTGCTGACCCGCCGGCGCAGCGGCGGGTCAACAGCCGGGGCCTGGGTGTGGGTGGCCGGGCCGGTGCTGCTGGGCCCGATGAGCTATGTGCGCTATGACCTGATCGTCACGGTCACGGCCGTGGCGGCGCTGCTGATGACCGCCCGCCACCGGATCTTCGGGGCGCTGGCCGCCGTCGGCGCCATGCTGAAGGCCTGGCCGGTGCTGCTGCTTGCGGCGCTGCCCCGCACCCGCGGCGGAGTGCAGGCCGCAGCGGTCTTCGCGGCCGTCTGCGCCGCGGTGCCGGCGGTCTTCGCCCTGCTCCAGGGGAGGGCGCCCTGGAGTTTCCTGGACGCCCAGGCCTCCCGGGGCCTGGAGTGCGAGGCCCTGGCGGCCACCCCGTTCATGCTCGCCCGCCTGGCCTCCTGGGACGGTGCGATCGTCTACCAGTACGGGTCCATGGAGCTGGTCGGTCCCGGCATCGAGCGCACCGCCGCGCTGCTGCCGCCGGTGACGGCCGTGGCGCTGCTCATCGTCGCCGCCCTGGCCTGGCGCGGCACCCGCCGCGCCTGGAACGCCGCCTGGGCGTGCGATGTGGCCTTCGCCGCCGTCCTGGCGGCCGTGGCCACCAGCCGGGTGCTGTCCCCCCAGTACATGTTGTGGCTGCTGGGGCTGGGCGCCGTCTGCCTGGCCCACGGCGGTACCCGGCAGCGGCCCGCCGTCTGGCTGATCCTGGCGGCCACCGCTCTCAGCCAGTACCTCTACCCGATCGCCTGGCCCGACCTGATGGCCGCCCGGCCCGTGGAGACCTGGACGCTGGCCGTCCGCAACCTCCTGGTCCTGGCCGCCACGGTCATCGCCGTCGCCCGCCTGCGCACCGGCCCCGTCACCGAGCCGGCCCCGAGCGCACCGGCTGCTTCCCCCGAGCACGCGGAAACGACGGCCCGCTGA
- a CDS encoding DUF349 domain-containing protein encodes MVSSATDPYGRVDEDGTVYVKTADGERVVGSWQAGAPEEALAYFRRKYEALVTEVELLEQRVRTTDLSPAQAEQSIARLRESVTNAHAVGDLDALARRLDMLSELVAKRREELRAAREHARNEARAIKERIVAEAERIAAEETHWKNGGERLRQLVEEWKAADRIDRPTEAALWKRLSAARNAFTKRRKAYFASLEDQREQARKEKERLVAEAEAMVDSTDWSETAAAYRELMRRWKAVGRAGREAEEELWARFKAAQDTFFAARAAAYAERDHELRGNAEIKEQLLVEAERLLPVRDVRQARQALRSIQERWDAAGPVPRDMRDRLENRLRKVEEAVRAAEEAEWQRTNPEARARAEATVAQLRSSIEQLEKQLAQAREAGRDKEAKDAEEALTARRAWLEEAERTLAEFTR; translated from the coding sequence ATGGTGTCCAGCGCCACCGATCCCTACGGTCGTGTTGACGAGGACGGCACGGTCTATGTGAAGACGGCCGACGGCGAGCGGGTCGTCGGGTCGTGGCAGGCCGGTGCCCCGGAGGAGGCCCTGGCCTACTTCCGGCGCAAGTACGAGGCGCTGGTCACCGAGGTCGAGCTGCTGGAGCAGCGGGTCCGCACCACCGACCTGTCGCCGGCCCAGGCCGAGCAGTCCATCGCCCGGCTGCGCGAGTCGGTCACCAACGCCCACGCCGTCGGCGACCTGGACGCGCTGGCGCGCCGCTTGGACATGCTCAGTGAGCTGGTGGCCAAGCGGCGCGAGGAGCTGCGGGCGGCGCGCGAGCACGCCCGCAACGAGGCCCGCGCCATCAAGGAGCGCATCGTCGCCGAGGCCGAGCGGATCGCCGCCGAGGAGACCCACTGGAAGAACGGCGGGGAGCGGCTGCGCCAGCTGGTGGAGGAGTGGAAGGCCGCCGACCGCATCGACCGGCCGACCGAGGCGGCGCTGTGGAAGCGGCTGTCGGCGGCCCGCAACGCCTTCACCAAGCGCCGCAAGGCGTACTTCGCCTCCCTGGAGGACCAGCGCGAGCAGGCCCGCAAGGAAAAGGAGCGGCTGGTCGCCGAGGCCGAGGCGATGGTCGACTCCACCGACTGGAGCGAGACGGCCGCGGCCTACCGCGAGCTGATGCGCCGCTGGAAGGCGGTCGGACGGGCCGGCCGGGAGGCCGAAGAGGAGCTGTGGGCGCGTTTCAAGGCCGCCCAGGACACCTTCTTCGCCGCCCGGGCCGCCGCCTACGCCGAGCGCGACCACGAGCTGCGCGGCAACGCCGAGATCAAGGAGCAGCTGCTGGTGGAGGCCGAGCGGCTGCTGCCGGTGCGCGACGTCCGCCAGGCCCGTCAGGCGCTGCGTTCCATCCAGGAGCGCTGGGATGCGGCCGGTCCGGTGCCGCGGGACATGCGGGACCGGCTGGAGAACCGGCTGCGCAAGGTCGAGGAGGCGGTCCGCGCGGCCGAGGAGGCCGAGTGGCAGCGCACCAACCCCGAGGCCCGCGCCCGCGCCGAGGCCACCGTCGCCCAGTTGCGCTCCTCCATCGAGCAGCTGGAAAAGCAGCTGGCCCAGGCCCGCGAGGCCGGACGCGACAAGGAGGCCAAGGACGCCGAGGAGGCGCTGACCGCCCGCCGCGCCTGGCTGGAGGAGGCCGAGCGCACCCTGGCCGAGTTCACGCGCTGA